A window of Sedimentibacter sp. MB31-C6 genomic DNA:
CTTTGTTCAGTTACATAGATAATAGATTTAGCTAAATAATCTCTTTCTTTTAATGCTGCTAGTCCTGAAGCCTGTGCTATTGTCGATACATTCCAAGGAGGTCCTGAATTTTTTAGGCCTCTTATAATTTCAGTATTTGATGACAAGCAGTATCCAAGTCTAAGTCCTGGTATAGCATATGTTTTAGTAAATGCCTTTAAAATAATAAGATTATCATATTTTTTTAAAATATTACTTACACTGTACTTTTCTTTATCTTCAACAAAATCTAAAAAACATTCGTCTATAACGACAACTACACCTATGCTCTTACTGTGAGAAATTATTGTTTCTAACAATTTTTTATCTGTTATTTGACCAGTAGGATTATTTGGGTTGCAAATAAATACAATATCGACTTCATCATTAATGCTATTTAATATTTTATCTGTAACTTTAAAATCATCTTCTTCAATAAGATTAAAATACTTTATATTAGTACCTACTGTTTTCAAAGCTTGTTCATATTCACTGAATGTAGGTGCCAATAGAAACCCATTATGAGGAATGAAATTAAGAGCTATTCTATATATTGCTTCAGCTGCACCATTAGAAGTAAATATCCATTCTACTGGTATATTTTCATATATAGATATGCTATTTACTAATTCTCTACAATTTATATCAGGATATCTATTTGAGTATTTTATTGAATCTATTGCTGCTCTCTGAACGCCTTTTGGTATTCCTAAAGGATTAATATTTGATGAAAAATCAATTATTTTATTTTCACTTATTCCTAATTTTCTTGCTGCAGTGTAAATATCTGCACCGTGTTGTTTTTTTTTCATTATTACACCTACCTAGTCATTACTGTTATAGAATTATCTTAATTACCAGTCCTATTATCAGACAAATTAATGATGTTGCATACATTAACTCATTTGCCCTTTTTATATCTTCTGTTTTAATTTCCCTTATATCGTCGCCAATAGTTGGTTTAGATACTAATTTCCCACCATAGTAGTTGTTTCCTCCAAGCATAATACTTAATGCTCCAGCACATACTGACTCTGTCTGGGCTGAATTTGGACTTCTATGATTAAATCTGTCTCTTTTATAAATTTTATATGCATTTTTATAATCTATTTTTAAAAAATAAGATGCTATAATCATTAAATTAGCTGATATCCTTGAAGGTATATAATTTACAACATCATCAGCAATAGCTGAAAATCTCCCTATGTTAATATACTTTTCATTTTTATATCCAACCATGGAATCTAAAGTATTTATTGCTTTATACATAAATCCCAAAGGTGCTCCTCCTATTAAAATAAATATTATTGGAGCAATAACACCATCTGATGTATTTTCTGCAATTGTTTCAACAGTCGCCTTTATTATTGATTGTGAATCAAGATCTTCAGTATCACGTCCCACAATGTAAGATAACAATCTACGAGATTCAATAATATTATTCTGCTTTAGCGTATAATAAACTTTCATACTTTCATCTTTCAAACTTTTAGTTGCAAGAATATAGTAGTTCATTATGCTTTCTATTATTATTGCTGCAACAATATTTATCTCTGATACAAAAAATAAAATTACGTAAGGTATAATAAATGATATCCCTACAACAATTAACCACAGTATTATTCCAGCCCTTATTTCAGAATGTTGATTATCACAGTTTTTTCTCAACCTTTTTTCGATACTATTAATTGTTTTTCCTAATAGTCTTATCGGATGCGGAAATCCTTGAGGATCTCCAAAAATTAAATCTAATATGTAACCTATTCCTAATGAAATCATTGTTTTATCCTTTTTTCATATTCTATAATTTACCTTTACCACTTATTATATATATTGGATTTTGACCAATCATCATATCATGAATTCCTGCTTTTTTAGACTTTGATACTGATACATTAACTATTTCAACATCAACAAATTTATACTTTCTCATACACTTTAATGCTTCATTTAAGCTTTGCAATGATATAGCATTTATTACAATGCTTACAAAGGGATTTTTATTTAATACAACTTTTATTATTTCTTCTAATTTTCCAGCACTACCTCCAATAAATACACAATCAGGTTTTGGAAGGTTAATTAACCCATTTGGTGCAGCAGCATTCACTAACTCAATATTATATGCTTTAAACTTTTTAATATTTTGTTTAATCAATTCTATTGCACTTTCATTTTTTTCAATAGAATATATAGAGCCATTATATAGTTTTAGTGCAATTTCAATAGATACAGTACCTGTTCCTGCTCCAATATCATATACAATTGAATCGTTAGACAAATTAAGTTTACTTATGGAAACAGTTCTAACTTCAGATTTTGTCATTGGAACCTTGCCTGAGATAAAATCTAAATCCTTAATAGAGCGTAATCCTAAATTCTTTTCTAAAGCTTCATCATTATGTATAATCATTACAGCAAGATTTCCAAATTGCATTTTAGCAATTTTTGATGCCTTATCTTCTACAATTCTTTCTTCGTTATATGAAAGATTTTCACCAACACTTACCAAAAGATGCCCTAAATTTTTAGACACAAGAATCTCACATATATTATTAGGTTTTAAATCTCCGCCTGTTAAAATAAATACTTTCTTATTAAACATAACATTTGAAATAATATTAATTTTTCTTCCATGGGCACTAACATATTTTATATCTTCCCAAGACAAGTTTAACTTTGAACAAAAATACTGCAATGAACTTAATGCTGATATATTTTCAACATAAATATTATTCTTAGTTAATATATCTGTCAGTTTTTTTGAAAGACTATAAAATCCTGTATCTCCTGAAACTAAGACACTAAACTTGTTATGCTTACTATTTAATATATATCTATATATTTCTTCTGGATTAATACTTTCAAAAATTTGTTTATTTAAATTAGAAAAGCTATTTATCATCCTTGTTGCTCCAATAATACAATCTGATGATTCTATAGCTTCTATAGTTGCTTTACTTAATAAATCTTCATTACCAATCCCATATCCAACAATGCAAACTTTTTTCATTTTATTAGCTCCCTGAAAATATTACAAATTTCTTTTAATGTCATACCTTCCTCATGTGGTTTTCTAATGACTAGACATTTTGTTCTAGAATTTATACATGCTTGTACTTTTTCATTAAATCCTCCAGTATTAGAACTTTCTTTAGTTACTAAATATTTTATATCTAAACCATTAATCAAAGCACTATTCATTTCTTCAGTAAAAGGTCCTTGCATGCATATTATATTTTTATTTTTGTAACCTAAATCAATACACCTTTTTAATGAACTTTCCATTGGAAGTATTCTAACGAAAATTCTATCCTCATAATTCATTATTTTTGTAAATTCATCAAGATCTTTACTTCCTGTAGTTAATAAAATATTCCCTGAACAATTATTTAAATAATTTATAATTTCAATTAATTCATCAAAATATATATAGTTATTATTGTATTCAGCAGATTCTCTAATAATCCTAAAATAATTAATGTTACAATATGTTGTAGACTTAATTAAGTTTTCTGTAACTATTCTTGCAAAAGGATGAGTGGCATCCACGACATAGTCGTATTTATTATTTGAAAATAAATATATCATTTCTTTATCGTCTATTCGTCTTTGATAAATTCTGATATTTTTAATATTTTCAATAAATTGTTGTCCATAATTGGTAGTAATAAACAAATCTGCTTTTAAATTTATTTGTGACAAATACTTTGCAAACAACCTACCTTCTGTAGTACCACCAAATATACAAATACGTGGATTTTTCATCACATTTTACCTTTTCTATATTCATGAGTAAAATTTGGGTTGTATAATTCGCTTCTATTGTAATCATTACCTAGAAAATTACCAATTAGAATTAAAGCTGTTTTATTTATATTGTTTTTTTTCATAGTTTGTGGAAGGGTTTCAATTGTACACTTAAATATTTTTTCATCTGGCCATGTCGCTTTATATACTACTGCAACAGGAGTTTCCGGCTCATATCCTCCTGCAACTAATTCAGCAGATAATTTATCTGTTAAATTAGAACTTAGAAATAAAACCATAGTTGATTTATGGACTGCAAAAGAACGTATACTCTCCCTTTCAGGCACAGGAGTTCTTCCCTCCATACGTGTTATAATTACAGATTGACTAACACTAGGTAATGTATACTCTGCCCCTAAAGCAGCAGCAGCTCCACAGAAAGAGCTTACTCCTGGCACAACCTCATATTCAATTTTTAGTTTATTTAACATATCAATTTGCTCTCTAATTGCCCCGTATATACTTGCATCTCCTGTATGCAATCTAACAGTCATCTTATTTTCTTTTTCTGCAATTTTAACTACATCTATAACTTCTTCTAAAGTCATATGTGCACTATTATAAATTTTACAGTTCTTTTTTGTATATTGTAAAAGTTCAGGATTTACTAATGAACCTGCATATATTACAACATCTGCCTTGCATAACAATTTTTGTCCTCTTATAGTAATTAAATCTACTGCTCCAGGACCTGCTCCTACAAAATATAACATATTTAATCTCCTTTAATCTAAAATTCCAAAATTATTTGAAAAAATTATAACTTTATTTTTATTTTATTATCAACCCTTTTACTTATATAATATTATTTCATTTTCTATTAGCGATTTTTTTATATCTATAATTCTTTGATTAGTAGAACCTCTGAACCTAAGATTGTTTTGAAAAAACTTCTCATCGTATCTACCGTCAACTAATACATCGCAAAATTTCAGCAGCTTAAAATATTTTTTATTTTTTAGTATCTCTTCATAGGTGTGTCCGCTGTATATCCATATATCCTTACAGGTATTGGTTTTGATTTTTTCAGCAAGCACAGCAAGAGGCTCCGCTTGCATCATTGGCTCGCCGCCTATAAATGTAATGTTGGTAAAGGTTCCTATAATTTTTTCAAAGACTTCATCAATTTTCATGGCATATCCCGAATTAATGTCCCAGAGTTCTTTATTATGACATCCTTCACATCTTAAATCACACCCGCTTAAATAGAGAGCCATTCTTCAATACAGTCTCAACTTTGTCATCAGGTTTTAATTTTTCGCTTTCAAGCCACATTCCCGACATAAGCATAGGAAATTGCTTTTTTATTGCAGTACTCTGAAATACATATCTGTCATAAAGCTGTTCTGCAGACACGTCTATGCATTTTTGAAGTTTTTTAAAAAACTCTCTTTTCTTGTCGGTAAGGCTTTCCATATCCCTACATTCCAATGCAAGCTTAACTATATTAATAGTTGTGAAGGATAGATTCATCTGTTATTTCTTGTGCGATTTGCTTTGCCATTCCTATATCTTGTCCCATAGCTGTGTGGCTCATTGCCTTAAGTATGGCATCAGATATTTTGTTTTTATCAAATTCTATCAATCTTCCATCTCTTTTTATAACATTCATTTAGTACCCTCCTCGAATTCATTCCCAAATAATTCACTTTCATTTTTGTAAAGTTCTTTCCCCAAATATTTATGGACCTTAACTAAAAATGGTTCTTCCAATTCAGCTTTATCTAAAATTTCCTTATTAAGAAATATCATTTCCTTTTTTCCTTCAAACAGCACATATCCCTTGTTAAGTACATATATATAGTCACACATTTCATAAATAAAATTCATATCGTGACTTGAAACCACAATGGATTTTTCTTCTTTATCGCTCAGTTTTTCTAATATGTTCTTAACATTTTCTTGTGAACTGTAATCTAAGCCTGCAGTCGGTTCATCAAAAAAAATAATATTATGATTCATTGCCACCACACTTGCAATTGATACGTTCTTTCCTTCCTTCTGATTACTTAATATTTTGCCTCATAACCTCTTTTAGTTATAATTTTATTATTTTTAATATATGTTGAGCTGTTGCCCACTATTACTATGCTTAGCATATCAACCGTTTCATAATCAATTGTATCCATTGTACAAATTTGAACCTCTTGATTTTCCCTACATGCATTTTTTACTATGCCTACAGGAGTTGAATTGGATTTATATTTGCTCATTATTTCAAAAGCATTTTTCAAATAATCCGGTCGTCCCTTGCTCCGAGGGTTGTAAATGCATATTACAAAATCACCCTCTGCTGCTAAAGCAACTCTTTTATATATTAAATCAAGCGGTGTTAATAAATCACTTAAGCTTATGTGACAAAAGTCGTGCATGAGAGGTGCTCCCAATACAGCAGCAGCTGCTGTGGATGCTGTTACTCCACTGACAATCCTGACTTCTTCATCCTCTGACAATTCTAAAATCAAGCCAGCCATACCATATACCCCTGCATCTCCCGAGCTTATAACCGACACTGTCTTGCCTGTCTTTGAAATTTCTATTGCCTTTTTAACTCTATCTATTTCCTGTTTCATACCATTTGAAATAACTTCCTTTTCTTTGAGTAAATCTTCAATTAGATTTATATATGTTTTATATCCAACTATGACATCTGATTGTTCAATTGTTTCCATTGCCTTATATGTCATTGTTTCCTGGCTTCCGGGGCCTATACCCACAACGTTTATCATACTAACTCCCATCTTTTATTTATAATCTTCTTTAATCTAAAATTCCAAAATTATTTGAATAAATTATTAACTTTATTTTTAATTTATTATCAACCCTTTTATTTATATAAAATTCTGCTCTTTCCCTTATTTTGCTTAAAACTTTGTTTTCAATATTTTCCCTTATTAAAATTTCAACTACTTGTTCGGTAGTAATACATGATAAAATTTCTTTAATTACTTCCTTTCCTACTCCGTATAAAGCTGCATAACAACTTAATATCTCCATCCTAAAGTCACCATTATTAGAATGAGTGTTCATCATACCCCCAGCAACTTTAACCATTTTTCCGATATGCCCAACTATTAAAATTTCATTAAAATTTAGTTCAATTGCATAGTCTAAAACTTCACCTAAGTAATTGCTAAATTTTAAGCTGTTTTCTCCTCTAATTCCTAATGATTTATCTATAAAAGACTGAGCATAATTACCTGGAAATGCTAAAAGCTCATTGTAGCCCTTTTCTTTTATAACCCTCATTTCAACCTTTAAACTTTCAACTAATGCCTTTTCACTCATTGGTTCAACTATACCTGTTGTACCTATTATAGAAATTCCTCCTTTAATGCCTAAATGCGGATTGAATGTTTTTTTGGCAACTTCTTTTCCATCTGGTGCTGAAATTATTACGCTAATACCTCCATCATATTTATATTCACGACAAACTTGTCTTAAATTATCAATTATCATCTTTCTAGGAACAGAATTTATCGCAGCACTACCTACAGGGCAATCAAGACCTTTTTGGGTAACTCGTCCTACTCCCTCACCTCCATCTATGCTAATTTTTCCAGTTTCATCAAGTTTAATTTTAGCAAAAATTAGTATACCATCTGTTACATCAGGATCATCACCACTGTCTTTTTTTACACAGCAACTTACTCCTTGACAATCAAAAGTAGGATCTATTATTTCAATTAAAACCTTATTTTCATTAGGCAGTTGAACATAAACTTTATTTACTATTTCTCCAGAAAAAATCATACGAGCTGCTGCCACTGCCGCTGCTGTAGCACATGTTCCCGTCGTATAACCACATCTTAACTTTTTGCCATTTTTAATAATAAACTCTTTCATAATTTTCTCCAAAATAAAAAAGTCTTCCAATTTTCGGAAGACGTAATAAGCTTATAATATTCTCATATCAATAAATTTATTTTAGATAATCCTCCCGAAAATCTACAAATACTAAACTTGGCAGGTCTCCTGACTATCGGTTCATCTAATGTTCACCTTCCCATGTTTTAAAACACAGTGGTATAAAAGCATTATCACCTTTCACAGTAGCGGGGGCTGTAACAGATTCGACTGTTTTCCCTATTAAAACTTACGTTACCAAATTTATCAATATTCTATTTGTTTTGAATTATATATTAAGTTCATTTGAATGTCAACAGCCAAATTAAACTATTATAGAGATAAAGGCTTGTTTTTACCCATAATAATAATTTTTAGTTATTATAAGAGGAATTTTTCATAAGATTAAATAAGAAAATAAATTGGGGGAGCTTATGGAAAATACTATTAAGAAAATTAATATAATATTTGCAATAGCATTATTAATTGTAATAATTATTACTCTTTGTATTGATACTACAAAGTCTACAGAAACTATAGATGCATCAGAAAAAGAAATATCAAATAAAATAAAAATTCTCATTGATCCTGGTCACGGAGGAGTTGACCAAGGAGCATCTGGTAATCTAAAAAAACCTGAAGCACCAATAAATTTAGAAATATCACAAAAATTAATGAAATTTTTAGAAGCAAGCGGCTTTGAGGTTTTTATGACACGTTATGAAGATAAAGGTTTATACACAGAAAAATCTACTACTATAAGAGCCAAAAAAAATGAAGACTTAGCTAACAGAGTAAAGGCAATTAATAACTCTGAAGCTGACTTAGCAATTTCTATACATCTTAATTCTTTTACTCAAAAGCAATATTATGGAGCACATGTATTTTATCAAAAAAAATTTGATACAACTAAAGTAGCTGCCGATATTTTACAGGATAATATGATAAAAATACTTGATAACAGTAATAATAGAGTTGCTCAAATTAAAAAAGATATAAAAATAATGGATGATACTAATATTCCAACAATACTAATTGAATGTGGATTTCTTTCAAACGCTGAAGAAGAAAAAAAGTTAATTTCAGAAGAATATCAAGAAAAAATTGCATGGGCTATTTACGCAGGACTAATTCAATACTTTAATCAATTGTAATCAATCACTATATTCTAACAGATTTCACTAGCAATTGCTTCACACTGTTTCAACGAGTTATATATTGCCTCGTTATAAGTATGGAGACTTGCTTTTTTTTGTTATTTTGAGATTTTTTGTAAAAATACTCGTTATTTAACATATTTTAATTGAAATAACAAACATTTTGTAGTATAATTTATTAGATGTATTTAAATGGAGGACAGTTATGAATTTTAAGGAAATCGAATCTTTTTTAAATAGTATAAAATCTGTCATATCATGCAAAATTATTGCTGATAAAAATAACATTACTGAAATACATGTATTGTCAGATAGCAGTAGACACACTAAACAAGTAGCTAGAGATATACGTTCAACTTTATTGTCACAATTCGATATAGTTGTTGATTATAAAGTAATCAGTGTGGCACAAATTATAAAAAATTTATACATTAATTCTAATTTCAGACTTGTATATGAAGGACATACAAACGAATTTACTTCTGACAGAGTAAAAATATGTACAATTCTTTCTTGGGATGATAAAGAATATACAGGTGAATCTGATGGAATTAAATCAGAAAAAAACACACTGAATGTAGCTGCAATGTCTGCCCTTGATGCTATAAAAAATGCAATTGGATTAGATTGTTTCATTGTTGAAGATATTCAATTAGCAAAAATAGCTGGACAAGATACTATTTTAACAGCAATTACACATATAGACCATGGTACAGAAGATGTACTAATTGGTTCCTCAATGATAGTGAATAATAAAATAGATTCTGTTATAAAATCAACATTAAATGCAATAAACCGTAAAATATGTTTATATTTTAAAGAATGATTGGGCTGACAAAACTTTTAAAACTAGCGTAGCGAATCCTTCCTGTTCTCTTAGCGAACAGAGCAGAGATATCTTTAGGAGGGGTTTAAATGAAAAAGTTAATGCCTATAATCGCATCAATAGTTGCTTTAATATTAGCAAGTGGTGCAAACTATACAGCACTTTAAGAAAATATAATTATGTCAGCCCTTCATTATATATGTGAGGTATAAAAATGAATATTAAATTACAAAAAAAAAATCTTCAATTATATACATATGTTTTTATACTATCTCTTTTAGCTATTGTAGTTTTAGCATTTTTAATAAAGTCATATCAAATAACAGATATAACATTACTTATTGTATTTTCAATTCTTTCAGCTATTGCTGAAACTTTTCTAATACCTTTACCTGTATTTGGAGCAATATCCGTCAGCTTCGCATTAACATTCTCATCAATTTTATTAACCGATCCACTAACTGCAGCAATAATAACAGTTTCAGGCGTTTTCTTTAGATGTCCATATGTAGATGGTAGAGGTAGAGTTAACATATTAAATAGTCAAATTTATAAAACTATATTTAATATAAGTCAAAGCATAATAAATGCAGGAATAGCTGGTGTTATATATGTGTATACAGATAAAGTTTTTAATTTTGGTTTTGATTTCTATAACCCTATTGCCGGCTTATTAACTTTAATTGTATACTTATTACTTAATTCTTGTTTTATGGCAAAATTAATGTCTATAATACTAGCCGAAAGCTTTGCTAACGTATGGAGAAATTATCTATTAGGATTCATAAATATTGCATTAGTTAGTCTTTTAGGAATAGTAATTGCTTTTTCATATAATAGCTATAGTTTAGGAGGAATATTATTATTCTTCATTCCACTACTTCTTGCTAGATACACATTTAAATTATATTTAGATATGAGAAAAAATTATTTTGATACAATAAATATGCTTATCCGCACAATAGAAGCTAATGACCCTTATACAAGTGGTCATTCCATGCGTGTCAGTAATTATGCTGAAAGTATAGCTAGAAAGTTAAATTTACCTCAAAATAAGATAGATATCTTAAAAAGTGCTGCTTTACTTCATGATATAGGAAAGATTGGAATTGATAAAAAAATATTAAATAAAACTGGAAAATTAGAGGATTATGAATTTGAAATAATTAAAAAACATTCAGAAATAGGAGCTACAATAATATCTGATTTAAGTTACATGGCTAATATTTCTGATATTATAAAACATCATCATGAAAGAAATGATGGTAAAGGTTATCCAGACGGGCTTAGTTATAATAATATTCCACTGGAAACATCTATTTTAACAATTGCTGATTCCTTTGATGCTATGACATCAGACAGGCCTTACAGATATGCCTTATCTTTGGATGATGCCCTAGAACAAATAATGTCAAATTCTGGTACTCAATTTAATCCAGACATAACTGATAATGCTATAATTGCATTAAAAGAAACTTATTTAAAACTATCACAATTGAATAGTGGGTGAATTATGCTTATAGAAATGGTAATTATATCAATAATATCTTTAATTATATTAATGATACGAAAAAGAAAAACTGTAATTTTATCAAAAATAGATATAGAAATAAAGGGTTACAAAATAATTATAATAATGGCAATAATAGAAATTACTGCTCAATTTTTATTTAAAAGATTCAATAACAGTAATTTATTGCAGATATTATCTTTAAATTGGTTGATTTATCTCGGAATACTAATTATAGCTATTATAAATATTAAAAAACATTATATGAAAATATTTTTAATTGGAACACTATTAAACTTTATTGCTATAATTACAAATAATTTTAAAATGCCAGTTTTAGTTTCTGAAAGCCTTTTAAATTATAAAGCTAATATATTATTTTTAAAATCGGGGCAAGATTTGGTACATTCATTACTTACAGATGCTACACACTTTAAAATATTATGTGATATCATAACATTACCTCCACCCTATCCTTTCGTTAAAGCAATAAGTATTGGTGATGTTTTTCTTTTAATTGGTGTTTTTATCTTTTGGCAAGAAACTTTTGGTAACAAAGAAAGAGAGAATGCATAAATCCAATAATAATCTACTTTATACTAAAACATATATTGGCTAACTATAAAAGCTGCTAGTAACGATGCTACATGAGCAATAATTCCTACTTTAACAGTATAACGAGTCTGAGTTATACCTACAGCACCAAAATAAACTGCTATAGTATAAAATAGCGTTTCTGAAGAACCCATCATAACAGAAGCACATCTACCGATTAAAGAATCAGCTCCATATTTTTCGATTATTGTTTGAACAACTCCTAATGATCCTCCACCTGACAACGGTTTTATAATTACTAAAGATAATAACTCTGAGGGAAATCCTATTTTTGAAAAAATGGGACTTAATAATTTTACTATAAATTCTTCAGCTCCTGATTGTATAAATAAATTAATTGCAAAAATTATTGCTAATATATATGGAAATATTTTTAAAGCTGACATTGCACCTTCTAATGCTCCTTCAATAAATTCTGAATAAATGTCTACATCTTTTATTATTCCATAAACTAAAATCACACCTATTAATACAGGTAAAATCAAATCAGATATATTCATGATATTTAAATCCTTTCATAGTATTTAGCAAAAACAACAGCAATTATAGTAGAAAAAGTTGTTGCTAATAATGTAGGCATAATTATATCTGTTGGATTTACAGCCCCTGCTTCTGCCCTAATCTTTATAATACTCAAAGGGAGTAACTGTATGGATGATATATTTATAATTAAAAGCATGCACATAGAATTAGTTGCAATTTTTTTATTTTTATTTGTCTTTTGAATTTCTTGCATTGCTTTAATACCGAGAGCAGTTGCAGAATTTCCCATTCCAAGAAAATTTGCTGCTATTGTCATTATTATTGCATTAACTGCTAGAGAATTATTTTGAATATCTTTAAATAAAAATTTAATTAACGGCCTTATTACATAAGCAATTTTATTTAGTATTCCTGATTTTTCTACTATACGCATCATACCAGTCCAAAAAGCCATAATGGAAACCAAGCTTAATATTAAATCTACAGATTTTTGTATGTCATAAAATAAAATATTAGAAATTACCTCAGGTTTATTATTTAAAAAGGAAAAAATTAATCCAAGTCCTATCAACCCAAACCAAATATTTCTCAAATATAACCATCCTTTCATTCAAATATTAAAACACAAAAAAACAAACATATTATTTAATAATATGTTTGTTTCCATTTATAAATACATATTTTGTATATCTATCTTTAAATCACATCACATTCTCTATTAACTCTTTCTACTTTTATTTCTAAAACTTTTTTTGCTTCTGCTTTTGTAACGGTAATATCCAAATTTTTATATGAAATTTTATCTCCTTCTTCAGGAATTTCTTCAAAAATCATCGTAAGCCATCCATTAACAGTAGTAACATCTAGTTCTTCGTCCTGTTCAATATCAAATAAATCAAACATATCATCAATATCTGCATTACAGGATATAAGAAACTTTTCATCTCCTACTTTCTTAAACCATTCTATTACCTTGTCATGCTCATCCCAAATTTCACCTACAAGTTCTTCTATTATATCTTCCATCGTCACTAAGCCTTCTGTACCACCGTACTCATCTATAACTATTGCCATATGAGCTTTTGACAATTGTAAGTCCCTTAACAATTCTGATATTTTTTTATTGGGTGTTATAAATAAAACCTTTGATATAAGTTTTTTAATATTCTTTTCTTTTCGATTAAGTGATTGATAAAAATCTTTTTCATGTAAAACACCAATTATATGATCAATATCTCCTTGAAAAACAGGAAGTCTTGAATATCCACTGATTAAAAAAATATCTTTTATATGTTCCAGACTATCATTTTCTTCAATTCCCAATATATCAATTCTAGGTGTATAAATATCTTCAACTATAGTTTCGTTAAATTCTATAGCAGAT
This region includes:
- the cobD gene encoding threonine-phosphate decarboxylase CobD, producing the protein MKKKQHGADIYTAARKLGISENKIIDFSSNINPLGIPKGVQRAAIDSIKYSNRYPDINCRELVNSISIYENIPVEWIFTSNGAAEAIYRIALNFIPHNGFLLAPTFSEYEQALKTVGTNIKYFNLIEEDDFKVTDKILNSINDEVDIVFICNPNNPTGQITDKKLLETIISHSKSIGVVVVIDECFLDFVEDKEKYSVSNILKKYDNLIILKAFTKTYAIPGLRLGYCLSSNTEIIRGLKNSGPPWNVSTIAQASGLAALKERDYLAKSIIYVTEQRKYLANEMKNLNIKVYESYANYILFKIIEKIDLKEEMLKRGILIRSCSNYMNLDYHYYRIAVKSKDENKLFIKKLKEIIRAK
- the cbiB gene encoding adenosylcobinamide-phosphate synthase CbiB — encoded protein: MISLGIGYILDLIFGDPQGFPHPIRLLGKTINSIEKRLRKNCDNQHSEIRAGIILWLIVVGISFIIPYVILFFVSEINIVAAIIIESIMNYYILATKSLKDESMKVYYTLKQNNIIESRRLLSYIVGRDTEDLDSQSIIKATVETIAENTSDGVIAPIIFILIGGAPLGFMYKAINTLDSMVGYKNEKYINIGRFSAIADDVVNYIPSRISANLMIIASYFLKIDYKNAYKIYKRDRFNHRSPNSAQTESVCAGALSIMLGGNNYYGGKLVSKPTIGDDIREIKTEDIKRANELMYATSLICLIIGLVIKIIL
- the cbiE gene encoding precorrin-6y C5,15-methyltransferase (decarboxylating) subunit CbiE gives rise to the protein MKKVCIVGYGIGNEDLLSKATIEAIESSDCIIGATRMINSFSNLNKQIFESINPEEIYRYILNSKHNKFSVLVSGDTGFYSLSKKLTDILTKNNIYVENISALSSLQYFCSKLNLSWEDIKYVSAHGRKINIISNVMFNKKVFILTGGDLKPNNICEILVSKNLGHLLVSVGENLSYNEERIVEDKASKIAKMQFGNLAVMIIHNDEALEKNLGLRSIKDLDFISGKVPMTKSEVRTVSISKLNLSNDSIVYDIGAGTGTVSIEIALKLYNGSIYSIEKNESAIELIKQNIKKFKAYNIELVNAAAPNGLINLPKPDCVFIGGSAGKLEEIIKVVLNKNPFVSIVINAISLQSLNEALKCMRKYKFVDVEIVNVSVSKSKKAGIHDMMIGQNPIYIISGKGKL
- the cobK gene encoding precorrin-6A reductase, whose product is MKNPRICIFGGTTEGRLFAKYLSQINLKADLFITTNYGQQFIENIKNIRIYQRRIDDKEMIYLFSNNKYDYVVDATHPFARIVTENLIKSTTYCNINYFRIIRESAEYNNNYIYFDELIEIINYLNNCSGNILLTTGSKDLDEFTKIMNYEDRIFVRILPMESSLKRCIDLGYKNKNIICMQGPFTEEMNSALINGLDIKYLVTKESSNTGGFNEKVQACINSRTKCLVIRKPHEEGMTLKEICNIFRELIK
- the cobM gene encoding precorrin-4 C(11)-methyltransferase produces the protein MLYFVGAGPGAVDLITIRGQKLLCKADVVIYAGSLVNPELLQYTKKNCKIYNSAHMTLEEVIDVVKIAEKENKMTVRLHTGDASIYGAIREQIDMLNKLKIEYEVVPGVSSFCGAAAALGAEYTLPSVSQSVIITRMEGRTPVPERESIRSFAVHKSTMVLFLSSNLTDKLSAELVAGGYEPETPVAVVYKATWPDEKIFKCTIETLPQTMKKNNINKTALILIGNFLGNDYNRSELYNPNFTHEYRKGKM
- the nrdG gene encoding anaerobic ribonucleoside-triphosphate reductase activating protein, with translation MALYLSGCDLRCEGCHNKELWDINSGYAMKIDEVFEKIIGTFTNITFIGGEPMMQAEPLAVLAEKIKTNTCKDIWIYSGHTYEEILKNKKYFKLLKFCDVLVDGRYDEKFFQNNLRFRGSTNQRIIDIKKSLIENEIILYK
- the nrdD gene encoding anaerobic ribonucleoside-triphosphate reductase; this encodes MNLSFTTINIVKLALECRDMESLTDKKREFFKKLQKCIDVSAEQLYDRYVFQSTAIKKQFPMLMSGMWLESEKLKPDDKVETVLKNGSLFKRV
- a CDS encoding ATP cone domain-containing protein — translated: MNVIKRDGRLIEFDKNKISDAILKAMSHTAMGQDIGMAKQIAQEITDESILHNY